In Anopheles arabiensis isolate DONGOLA chromosome 2, AaraD3, whole genome shotgun sequence, the genomic window TCTGGGGTACTTCAATCATCGtgtacacactcacatacaccacacgcacacacaggctCACCCCCACAAAGATTGGGATAAAGATTGATTCATTTATGGTCGAAAAAATGCATCATTCAAAATGCATTGATGCACCAACGAGAGACCTTGGGTTGCTCCACACTTTGCTACACTTTTTACCTTAGAAAAATGGGGCTTTTATCACTAATTTGTAGAAAAAGGTTCTGCCGTACGCACGGAACCGAGCTTACACTGTATTGCTGTCCATCTTTTTATTTGCCAAAAACCCATCTTGACAGATGACAACGAAGCCGAGCGAGTGTATTTCACCTCCTCCCCGGGATCGCCGTTGACGATGTTTTGTAGGCAACGGTTTGGAACAGCGTGATGATATTGACTTTACAGCACTTTTGCAGTTTGGAACAACTTTTGAGTGACTTTTCAAATGTATGAAAAGTGATTTCTTTACGATATAATATTGAGAAGAGCTCTTGTAAACATTCTTCCAGTTTTACCGGCTAGAGGTGAAATACTCTTGCACAGTGGTCGATGACTTGGAACAGCTTTTTTTATCGAAATGTTtacaaaatattcaatttaagAGCGACAACAGGCATTTCAGATGAAATTAGAAGATTTTTTTCACCTCTTCACTAGAAAGCATATGTTTAATATGAGCTTGCgccatttgaaaaaaaagtatgtaaAATCGGCCCTCTACAATCAACAAGTTTGTCCCATAGTCCCCAACCTGTCAAACCCACAGAACAACAATCCAAAATATTGGCAAAAACAATTCCGCAcgcatttgtttttgctcgtcGCGTATAGTTTGGGTGCATTAgctacgcaaaaaaaaaggtcattaTTTTTCGTCTAAAACATATCCCTCCTCCACCCATACAGCCGTTGCACTACCACCGCCCGCAGCAACCCCTCACCATGCAGAAGTACGAAAAGCTCGAGAAAATCGGCGAAGGTACGTACGGTACCGTGTTCAAGGGTAAGAACCGGGACACGCTCGAAATCGTCGCTCTGAAGCGGGTCCGGCttgacgaggacgacgagggTGTGCCGAGCTCGGCGCTGCGCGAAATCTGTCTGCTGAAGGAGCTGAAGCACAAAAACATCGTCCGGCTGTACGACGTGCTGCACTCGGACAAGAAGCTAACGCTCGTGTTCGAGCACTGCGACCAGGATCTGAAGAAGTACTTCGACAGCCTGAACGGCGAGATCGACCCGGACGTGGTGAAAAGCTTCATGTACCAGCTGCTGCGCGGGCTCGCCTTCTGCCACAGCCACAACGTGCTGCACCGGGATCTGAAGCCGCAGAACCTGCTGATCAACAAGAACGGCGAGCTGAAGCTGGCCGACTTTGGGCTGGCCCGCGCGTTCGGCATACCGGTCAAGTGCTACTCGGCGGAGGTGGTGACGCTGTGGTACCGGCCGCCGGATGTACTCTTCGGTGCCAAACTGTACACGACCAGCATCGACATGTGGTCGGCCGGGTGCATCTTTGCGGAGCTGGCGAACGCGGGCCGGCCCCTCTTTCCCGGCTCCGATGTCGACGATCAGCTGAAGCGAATATTCAAGCTGCTCGGTACGCCGGAGGAGGAGAACTGGCCCGGCATTACGCAGCTGTCCGATTACAAACCCTTCCCATGTGCGTATGCTCGTTAGTCCTCTCCCCATATTTAAACCCCGCACCAGCATTAATGGACATCTTTTCCCCCCTACAGTGTACCCACCGACAACGTCCTGGAGCCAGGTGGTGCCGCGTCTCAACTCGAAAGGGCGCGATCTGCTGCAGAAGCTGCTCGTCTGCCGTCCACTGCTGAGACTCAGCGCCGAACAGGCCATGTCCCATCCGTACTTTACCGAAAACTGAAAGCGGTTCTAGCAGTTACGGGCGCTACTGTCGACCAAAGTATCCCCCGGAACAACACCTTCACCGACGGAGCAGCTGATGTGCGAGGATGTGGGCAGCAGGCGGCCGCCAGTGCCAGTGGACGGTGGTACGATTCCTTCCCCTGCCTGCCAGCCGGGTGACGTGCATTCCTTCTCCCCGTCGTCTACGCCCCTGCTGGAAACAATCAACGAATGAAACTCGTGTGGCCTGCTCCTCCTTCGTTGCGTGCGGCGTGCGAAACAAAACCAGCTCCACTTCCTTTTCACACTACTCGTAACGGGTCAATCTCGGTGTGTTACCTCTTCCCTCTTTTTACAACAATGCTGCTAGGTGTGGTGGGGGTTTGATGGTGCAGGAGGAGAGGTTTTAAAACGTCCAACCGTGTGCTAGAGCAAGCGAATTCGTCGCACCCCTTTATCTTAACGATATTTTACGATATTCCGAACAATTGTGATGAGAAACCTCGATTTCGGACTGATTTGTGCTAGAGCTAGTGTGtgataagttttttttttcgatttcgctTACCTTTTTTCCGTTAATTTTCCGCTGTGCTTCGTTGTGTTTTATGTTAGTGTGCGAGTACGAGAATTCGTGTAACATGAGCAAAGACGAGAAACCAAAAGGAagtaaagaatgaaaaaataaaacctcttTTTTGCTCAGATCTACTGCTAGAAGTTGACGTAACACCGAGTACAGCAATCCAAAGCCATTTGTATGTAAATTATAATACAATTATATACATATACTATTAGTATCAGTAGTACTGAAAACAAAGCGTTTTCCGCCCTTTCTTAGCCAAACGTGATGACACCGAAAAACCAGGAAACAATCAACAAcgtcttccttttttttcttatgacTTTAGTGGCTAAAACGCATTTATTTCTCCGATTTTTACATCACACATAAAATTACATACACATTAAGTTAAATATATGTTtggtttaccttttttgtttgttttgttttgtttgtttgttcctttttttccggGTTTGTGGTGCTTTTACTCTGTTATTCTTAACCTGCCTTTGCTCCTGCCACCTTTTACTGCTGCTGATTTGCTgcgttttgctgctgttatgcggagagagagacagagaggatGTTTGTGTACCGTTTACTCAACCCTATATATGCCTTTATAATGTGATGTATCTAcgacgtttttttcttcttcttctttttgttctgtttaatGCCACCAGAGAAAGAGTTTGCGATGTTGTTggggtctttttttgttttgtatgtgcCGCACAAAGTAGTTTTATCTCCTTTTGTGTTTTcactttccatttcctttgGTTTGTTCTTCAAATTTTCCAATCCTTTACACATTAGCCCATATGTTAGCGTGCGCTTCATAAACACTCGTTTTGTTGGGGGAGAGCAGGGAGAGTTGatgataaagcaaaaaaaacgcaccactTCCGTTTGCATTGGAAGTAGGTTTTTGTACCCGAAGGTACTCATTTTATAGGTGTACATTTCTTCGTTTTGCTTGCTATCTCCAGAGttcacgttttgttttgctttccccactctcttttgttttgtttgtttgtttgtttacgacttttattattcttttacctttttaccttttttgtatggattctTTTAACTTCTTGTTTCcttgttctctctttctctctctctcttctttgtTCCATTTTACAGTTTCtaatagttttgtttgttttgttattttatatatACTTCTTTTGAATGTTGCATACCTTCTTTCATATTCCCCCCTCTCCTCTTACTGCTCTGCTATATATAGCTACATTCGCAATGTTTCTTATtaccaggtttttttttgctacctttCATCAAGTTTTGTAATAAATTTGagacgtttttgttttacttcttcttcttcttcctctcctcTTGCTTCTAGTTTCTCGAACAGATCTCATTCCTGCAGCCACAGCACACAGCGTTTCCACAAACTACTTCCACAAACCATCCCCCAAACAGCGAACTTTTCGAGGTGGTAATAAGAATAAATGTCTGTATCTCTGTAtgaatgcgttttttttgtttgtttgtttagtttggTTTTTGTCGCTTTAAATTCTTACTTACTCAAAGgattcaccaccaccacctttgTCCGCGTTGTGTGaacgtgtgttgttgttgttgaaagtgaagaagaaaaccagtatggtgagagagagagattggtAGCGggtgttgttgtagttgttgtgtGTAGAAAAAGCCACGTGCCACACGATTTGAAGCGTAATGCGCAAGAAGCAAGGACCTGCGTCGGTCGTTTTGCAGCCCCACACAACGCGTTTCGCGACGGaaatcgtgtgtgtgcgtttttgggAAGGGCAATGATGGATCTATTCGGGATGAATGATCTAATATCGCCGTAAGACTATTGGTTATGGTTTTAGCAATAAATTCGGAACGATATATCAGCCGAGCGGGGGATTTATACCTAGAAATCCTGCCACTTATCCTGCCCTGCTTGTTGGCGTTGGGATTGGCGAGAAAAAACGAATCTTTATCTAACAAAACCTGTGCCCCCCGCACTCCAGAGCTCGTGGGATGGCGCGGGATGCTACCCCTCTATCTCTTCAGCTGCCCAATGTCCAATGTCTTCCTTATCCAATTAGCTTCGATTTATGTGTGATGCGTAGTAAATGCGTAATAACTAAGAGCGGACGACGCCCCAGGGGATTGTGTTTTGATGTGGTTGATTTATACTGCAGAGTTTGACTTATTGATGTGTTTTCTCTtgtgagagaaaaaagattCTTGCGTGTTGATGCCACTATTATTGATACTAGCTGCAGCATCACTTTGCTTCCGCTGCCTTAAACCAATCTgcttcagtttttttgttcacttttcTCACGTAACGCGTTCTAATCTAgggtttgttttagttttatcTCTTTTCGTATGTTTGtaggggttgtttttttgttcttctttagtttcttttttctttcttgttgtaGATTTTTCCTACCCTTCTTTTATTATTAACCATTTCATTCTGTTCCTAAGATAGTTTCCTTTCTAGCCGCCTGCTGCTCACTGCCACACTTGTTTTATGTCACATTGGTTTTCTCATTCTaaatgtttctttctttttatcgTCAAATATTATAGTATTTGTTTAgattatttgtgtttgtttgtttgtttttgtatgtgtgtgttttgcgctTACTACCACCTCCTTTTCTTTACTCATTggttttacttcttcttcttcttcttctttttcttttgtttactCAAAAAAGATACTTATTTTGGGTAGTCAAAAGCGGATATAGGTTTGCCTCACTTGTGCGGTACAATTTCATTCATCCAGTTTCCAAGTGTTTCTTCTGCTCTCGTATTGGCGTGTTTGGattttctatttctctcttttcttcgtTCGGATACACCTTTTGCGTGCGGGTTTTTGCTCCTTCCTTCGCGGTACTTACATAGCCGCAAGTTTCGCGTTTTATGCAATTATGCTTGTTGTATTAGTTCTATGTTTGTGCTATGTTTTGCTCCTAGGGAGCGCGACTGCGCGGCCACTCCGTTTCCGTATTTGATTGATAAGCACGTGGAGATGATTTATTTACCGTTAGAATTCAGAAAACCCTGTTTGAAATGGAACCGAAAACCCCGGAAGTGATGAAAAGTGGGATACGTTTAGAAAGCGCTTTTTGCTTCGACAGTGCTTATATGTAGCACAGGCAGATTAGGTGTGTCTTGCTTTCGAACAAAATGGCAAATAGTCGGCCATTGTCGGCAATACAATACACTCCTCCTTCTCTGCTGAGCAAGGAACCGTGCGTAACAATGGTTggaaaagatacaaaaaaacaaacgatacaATCTGCCGGTGAGAAAATAGCAATAgaaatgatttcatttttcGCCCATACTTTCATTGAGATATTTCTTAATACATAATACTATATAGTTTACGCTATTGttctttatgtgtgttttaatgCGTGTATGATGTGTGATTCTCTCTTAAGCGACATGGCGCGCACCTAGACACGGTGTGCCACGGTTTGATGTGGCGCTTGCAGCAAACGGTGCTTTGCGCATTACTTCCCGCTCTGCGCAATCCGGCGTCTTCGTGTTCGTTTGGTTTATAGGAtttgtagaaaaaatattaaaaattatgttttctttttttttatcaaaaatagaAGTAGAATCATTCCTTCACGGTGCTCACGGTGCCGCACGTGCTACACTTCTTCTCTGCGTTACCTGCCACCGGTCACACCGTTACGCGCGTTACGCTTGtggttagttttgttttgttttgtttcgttcagCCAGGATCCTTCTTTCGCCGCTTGGTGTGCAGATTATGTTCtgaattttcattatttgGTCGTTTgtgagcgcacacacacacacacggcgagTGTTGCTGGTAAAGCCAATTTGCCAATAGTTttgattttatgattttctGAACCCAacccttttttgttacatttacGGCCGTTACTATCGAACGTGTACAACAGGGCAGGGCGCCTGGTGTGGTtgtggtagcgtttcgaactatcctaaacggaatataaatACGCAAAGCGCTGCTGAAGAACGAGAGGCTAGAGAGAGATAGCTTTGTACTTTTACTAAAGGATTGTTTAAACGGACTGTTGTGTATTGCTACGCGTAAAACGTATCGATTGacgaaaaatacataaatctGTTACCGTCGGATTGTCGAAGCCCTCGGGGTGGTACCAGCCGTGCCGAGCCGTACGGACGACCCGgtatggcacacacacacactcacccagGGCAGTGCAAGGAAAGGTGGTAAAAGAAGGGCAAACTAACTGCAAAGAAGCGCATGTTTATATGGGTACACACCTGTTCCTGGCATTAGTAGCCTTTTCATCTACAGCATCCTTCACCATTCTTCACAACCACAGAGAGAaaaggggagggagggggtgaaacaaaacaacgcggACAAAATCCCTTAACTGTAGCAAAGATAGAGAACAAACATCGATCTTCGTTTCGTTGGCACAAAGCTGcggaaaaggcagaagacgtGAGCGCGACACGTGGTATGCGGCAGAGCTTAACGATAGAAAATAGAGTACACCCTCTTCACCACCCGCCGTCCCTTCCGCCCCACTAGAGGGGTTGGACTAGAGGGTGATCTTGTgctgacgcacacacacacgagccgATCTTTCAATAATCTTTGATTTCGTTTGCTTCTGCTTTGGTGCTAAAGTACTAATTAATAGAATCTCTCTTAAATATTGTGCATTGTTTTCTGAtttgcatgtgcgtgtgtgcgtgtgtgtgactgaCTGGTAGGCTTTAAATGGTGGCGCGATTCATTTATGAAAAATACTGGATGGGACTTTACGGGGTTGGTTGGTATTTATAGGAACGATAGGGAGGGAACAGTGACAatggtgctgtgtgtttgtgtgcgcttgtAGTAGCAAATAACCATTAAGAAATACCCACGTTAAGGAATGTAGATGCAACTGAATAGCGTTTCTAACCCGCATGTAACATTGTGCGCCTCATCTCGTAACGGATAATCACATCCATTTGTCCGTgccgtttttttgcatttgttttgggGCCTTAACAAGTATACCCGATGCTTCAAACAACCACCAACTGGGCTAAATCGCGAGATTGGATAgcattttacttctttttttgtgtgcgtatCGTTCCACCGAAACTTTAGGACCaagttttgcgtttgtttgtggtcGTTACCTATCCCGAACAGATGTGCGATGGTTACCTTACATGTTTAGTTTCAGTTTTGCCAAACACTTTTTAAATGGGGCTGGcaaaacacacatccacactcACGCGCACACGAGTAGTTGGTGGCGACGAGCCAACccccctttctctctttctctctaaaTGTACGCAATAAGAATAATTACAGTAGTATTAATACAAatagcaataataataaataggTTTCTCTGTTTCCTTTCTCCTTACTTCTTCTTTACGTGTACGTGTTACTCCTTAACAGCcgaaataatatttaaaaaaaaaaaacaaaacaaaacgtaacaacataaaacattaCATACAATAAATTGGgaaatatatgtgtgtgtgcgcgcgcgcagtGCGTTTTCTTCCTCTAGTTCAAAACGAGGAAGAATGTTTCTTTTTagctagattccaccaccgaACAAAGCCAACCAAAATGTCTCCTGCCCAGGTCGTAAAGCCGTTGGGGCGTGGCAAGCAGTTTCCCTCAAAACAAGTGCATCTTgtgtttttcccattttttttttggtttttttgcacGAAAAGATATGAAAAAACACGAAACGCGAAAGCGCCACGTGCCGGTTCCATTTTTGCGATGTGATTCGAATTCGAAAACTCGAATAAAACATGTCATGCCACACCTTTTTGTTACACTAATCGTACGAGGGACTTGGGGCGTGAGAGCATTTTGAGCTACCAAAAAACACTgtaaccaaaacacacacactggctcATCGGTCCTGTCGGCTATCTGCCGATCGTATGCGTTCTGGCAGGGGGAAAAGGTATAAGGTAAGATTACACACTAGAGTAGAGTTTGCGCATAGTGCTTTCCTTGTGCGTTTCTGTGTATcatccgtttgtttgtttgtttttgtttgttgcgatTTAGGTAGAGTATGCTACTAATActactgcttctgctgctaaCACTCCCAACGTTCACTCCCGTTCCTGTCCTGATCCTAGCCCACGGATCAGAGTGTTGGCTGCTGCTTCTGGCTTGTACTTGCCGCTCCCTGCCACGGCCAAAAGTACGCTACTACACACCGCAGTTTTGAACACATTGTAAACCTCCCTCCTTCTCCCCCCATCGCCCCACCCTACCCATCCGCCTATTGCCACTGTCCCTGCAGgttttattaataattatattattttttgtttgcttttttgtatcCTTCGGCGAAGTGCTATTGTAATGTCATAGTGTCCGATCTGTCTCAGCTCAGAGTGAAACGCAATTAAACCAACGGCGATGACGTCAAATTAGTGGCTAAGCATATCCTCTCTTCTCTTACTGCTTTCATCCTATTCTGTTTGGTTTCGTCGCCGTTTTTCACCCCCTGTCGAGGAAGCTTTTCTTTCGACTCTCTCCCGACTCTCGATATGACACCGAATGATCCTCAAATGTAGCAGCGGCGAGGGAGGATAGTAAGAGCTTCTCGCGTAGTTCACGATATAGTGTAAGGGCCGACAATCCACGCTCGTGGACTTGTTTAATCCTTCgtcgaaataaaaacaacaactcaataaaaaaaacctgcaaAATCTTTGCGCTACAACAACATGTGGCCTTTGATCCGTTGCAACCCAGAACTCCCGATTCCCAGGGGGGGATTGGGGAACAAGTGACCCCGCACCGGTATGTATCTCACATACacccacaaacaaaacagcaacaacataaaaaaacatacaatcaTGCCCCTATTTCGCTTCCACCGACCGTTTCGATGTACATCTTTTCTCAATCCATTATTATAAGCGgggtatgtgcgtgtgtatgacGCGCTAGAGGGGGGGCTGAAGGTTGGGCCGTAGGGCTGCCACACACGAAAACAGAGCAGCCACCCTCACCCAGAGCAAACGTTGTTCTTCTCTTCTGCTGCCGCTGTTTCTGGTTACATTACGGGAGAGGAACGCGGGCCGCGCACACGGCGACCACGAGACGGGCGCGCACAATGCTCCCCATTTAGTACAGACCGCAGCCGCGCAGGTTGTTCGCTATGATAACGTCGGTGACGGCGTCGAACACGAACTGGATGTTGTTGGTGTCCGTTGCACATGTCATGTGGCAATAGATTTCCTTTGATGTGGACTTATTTTTAGCCTCGAACTGCGCCTGAATGTAGGCTGCCGCCTCACCGTACTCCTGTCCACCTGCAGGGGAGGGAAAACAGACACAACAAGAAAGCACATTGTTAGGGATGGATAAACCTCGTGGCTTTGCGGTTTCCGCTTCCACGTGCGGTGGATAGAACGTACCCGTATACTCCGGGAAGCAGATTGTCAGCGGACTTTTCCGGATTTTCTCCTCGAACAGATCCTTCTTGTTCAGAAATAGAATGATTGAGGTATCGGTGAACCATTTGTTGTTGCAGATCGAGTCGAACAGCTTCAGCGACTCTTGCATGCGGTTCTGGTGTGgggaaaaaaagaggaaagaaaacattaaacatcaAATACGCATTACGCTCTAGAAGTGGGTTAAACAGGCTACGTGCGACGATCGCGTAATAACATGCGCGAGTCGACCCCAATTTGCTGAAATGGGTTAGTGAATCCTTATTTTACTTATTGTAAAAGCCTACTCTCCCCCTTCATCCACTTCCTTCTCCCttttttaccaccaccacatgGGTGGGGACTTTCGTAATCGGAGGTCAAAGGGATACCACGCTTTTTGGTGAAACTTTAGCACGTTGGGTAACGCACCGCGGCCAACGCAGCGCCAATTGCGTAAGCCCGCTTTTCGCACCAAACCAGTTCCGTTCAATGCTGCTGCCGGGAGAGGAAATAAAATCACCTAAAACAGTATCCTTTTATCCGTTATGCAACGGTGGTTTGAATACAATTCAGCGCAAAGTTATTCTTTTTCCTCAGTTTTCTTTGTACCTATATATGTGCACACCGCTTGCAGGACTTGTTTGGTCTGCATTTtatctaaaacaaaacaacaacgacgcACCCTGCCAGCAGACGGTGTGCCACCACCGCCATGTCTGACCTACTTAAAAATGCACCGGATCGGGGGGATCGCATGCACATTGCAAGCGAGGTGGCGGGCGAGAGGGAACGCATTCTCCACAgcataaaatgataaattaatatttaaccACGCCAATCCGATGTGAGTGATGATTATTGTGTGTGACGTCAAATTAAACACTTCACGCACACCGGTCTGACTTTAATTTTATGGCTACGGGGGGGATCTTCCCGCGCCCTCTTACATAAGTGCCACACACAAGCACGCCGTTTTTACCCGTCTACCCCATACCGTGGTTGCTTACCGTGGTTTCATCTTCGTGTAACACCTGGTCATACTCCGACATGGCCACGCAAAAGATGATGGCGGTGACGTCCTCGAAGCAGTGGATCCACTTCTTTCGCTCCGACCGCTGGCCGCCGACATCGAAGAGCCTGgggaaaaaatgtgtttacaTAGCATAATTAATTAGATTCATGTTCGACCGAGGAAGACCCGATAGAACTCCCATCCAGTACTTACTTGAAGTTTAAGTTCTTGAAGGAGAAGTGCACCTCCACGATGCCGGTAGTTTTGACACGCGTCCGTAGGATGTCCTGCTCCGTCGGCTGATAGTCCTTGGCACCCAATCGGTCAAGGTCGTCCAGGAAACTGGGTAGTGGATGGAAGAGTGAAGAGTGAGTTAAGCATTGCGCTTCATTCTAATTTCTTGATGTGAGAGAGGAAAGAGAGGGTTCGTGTTCGCGCTCCTGTTGCGTGAAAATCTGGGACAACATTGCCACTGTGACAAaaatagtgatgggaaaaatgaagtttttgtcggaatcgattccagctagcttcgaagttttctggaatctggaatcgaatccggaatcggctccggaattggttccggaattggctcctaaATCAAatttggctccggaatcggaatcagctctggaatcggaatcggctccggaatcggattcagttccggaatcggaatcagctccggaatcagaatcggctctggaatcggattcggttccggaatcggagacggtttcggcatctccataaCAAGAGCTGTTTGGATCtaatgatgctacgtattgatatcCACAAAGGATCAAAATTTAATTGTAAACAAgtcattctcatggagattcccggactgatttcgctaccgaaacttcttatttcaagtcaacaactgattctcattccggagccaattccaattctggagtcaattcttATTCTGTTATCGGAACAAATCGAGATTCCcaggtcaattccgattccggagccgattttaATTCCGGAACTTACTCTGATTCTGGCATCGAAtc contains:
- the LOC120898337 gene encoding cyclin-dependent kinase 5 homolog, encoding MQKYEKLEKIGEGTYGTVFKGKNRDTLEIVALKRVRLDEDDEGVPSSALREICLLKELKHKNIVRLYDVLHSDKKLTLVFEHCDQDLKKYFDSLNGEIDPDVVKSFMYQLLRGLAFCHSHNVLHRDLKPQNLLINKNGELKLADFGLARAFGIPVKCYSAEVVTLWYRPPDVLFGAKLYTTSIDMWSAGCIFAELANAGRPLFPGSDVDDQLKRIFKLLGTPEEENWPGITQLSDYKPFPLYPPTTSWSQVVPRLNSKGRDLLQKLLVCRPLLRLSAEQAMSHPYFTEN
- the LOC120898335 gene encoding G protein alpha o subunit isoform X1, with protein sequence MGCAQSAEERAAAARSRLIERNLKEDGIQAAKDIKLLLLGAGESGKSTIVKQMKIIHESGFTSEDFKQYRPVVYSNTIQSLVAILRAMPNLSIAFGNNERECDAKMVFDVVQRMHDTEPFSEDLLLAMKRLWSDSGVQECFCRSNEYQLNDSAKYFLDDLDRLGAKDYQPTEQDILRTRVKTTGIVEVHFSFKNLNFKLFDVGGQRSERKKWIHCFEDVTAIIFCVAMSEYDQVLHEDETTNRMQESLKLFDSICNNKWFTDTSIILFLNKKDLFEEKIRKSPLTICFPEYTGGQEYGEAAAYIQAQFEAKNKSTSKEIYCHMTCATDTNNIQFVFDAVTDVIIANNLRGCGLY
- the LOC120898335 gene encoding G protein alpha o subunit isoform X2 gives rise to the protein MGCTSSAEERAAVARSKQIERNLKEDGIQAAKDIKLLLLGAGESGKSTIVKQMKIIHESGFTSEDFKQYRPVVYSNTIQSLVAILRAMPNLSIAFGNNERECDAKMVFDVVQRMHDTEPFSEDLLLAMKRLWSDSGVQECFCRSNEYQLNDSAKYFLDDLDRLGAKDYQPTEQDILRTRVKTTGIVEVHFSFKNLNFKLFDVGGQRSERKKWIHCFEDVTAIIFCVAMSEYDQVLHEDETTNRMQESLKLFDSICNNKWFTDTSIILFLNKKDLFEEKIRKSPLTICFPEYTGGQEYGEAAAYIQAQFEAKNKSTSKEIYCHMTCATDTNNIQFVFDAVTDVIIANNLRGCGLY